The Campylobacter concisus genome window below encodes:
- the acpS gene encoding holo-ACP synthase produces the protein MIGIDIVKIDRISRLKARYGELFLKRFLSDDEITLAKNDATLAGFWAAKEAASKALGVGISKECGFLDIELSKDAKNAPKIKFSPRIYTNFNIKEASLSITHDGGFAVAAVMIV, from the coding sequence ATGATAGGCATTGATATCGTTAAGATAGATAGAATTTCTAGACTTAAAGCTCGTTACGGCGAGCTTTTTCTAAAAAGATTTTTAAGCGATGATGAGATCACACTAGCAAAAAATGATGCAACTTTGGCTGGATTTTGGGCGGCCAAAGAAGCAGCTAGTAAAGCTCTTGGTGTGGGTATCAGCAAAGAGTGTGGCTTTTTGGACATTGAGCTTAGCAAAGACGCAAAAAATGCACCAAAGATAAAATTTAGCCCAAGAATTTATACAAATTTTAATATCAAAGAAGCAAGCCTTAGCATAACTCACGACGGCGGATTTGCCGTAGCTGCAGTGATGATTGTCTAA
- the radA gene encoding DNA repair protein RadA: MAKAKPVFECQACGNQQSKWLGKCPQCGAWDSFVELSQQEIKISKEMAKSSGAPSKAVSIDEVEIQNFTRFSTKDSELDLVLGGGVVEGSLVLIGGSPGIGKSTLLLKIGSNLAKDGKKTLYVSGEESQSQIKMRADRLNAVDKNLYLLTEICLEDILLEVQKSDYKVLVIDSIQTLYSQNITSAPGSITQVREITFELMRLAKSQNICVFIIGHITKEGSIAGPRVLEHMVDVVLYFEGDASRELRILRGFKNRFGSTSEVGIFEMSQHGLVSANEVSSKFFTRGGAMSGSAITIIMEGSRALSIEIQALVCESAYPKRSSTGFERNRLDMLLALLERKLEIPLGHYDVFINVSGGVKISETAADLAVIAAIISSFKNRPISKDSVFIGELSLNGEIREIFNLDQRLKEAKMQKFKNAIIPNKPLDTQGLKCFYAKDITQVLEWM; the protein is encoded by the coding sequence ATGGCAAAAGCAAAGCCAGTTTTTGAATGTCAAGCGTGCGGAAATCAGCAGAGCAAATGGCTAGGCAAATGCCCACAATGTGGGGCTTGGGATAGCTTTGTCGAGCTTAGCCAGCAAGAGATAAAGATAAGCAAAGAGATGGCAAAAAGTAGCGGCGCACCTAGCAAGGCCGTAAGCATCGACGAGGTAGAAATTCAAAATTTCACGAGATTTAGCACCAAAGATAGCGAGCTAGATCTTGTTCTTGGTGGCGGTGTTGTGGAGGGGTCGCTAGTTTTAATAGGTGGTAGTCCGGGCATCGGCAAATCAACTCTGCTTCTAAAAATTGGCTCGAATTTAGCAAAAGACGGTAAAAAAACGCTCTATGTAAGCGGTGAAGAGAGTCAAAGCCAGATAAAAATGAGAGCCGACAGGCTAAATGCGGTGGATAAAAATTTATACCTGCTAACTGAAATTTGCCTAGAAGATATCCTGCTAGAAGTGCAAAAGAGCGACTACAAGGTGCTAGTCATTGACTCCATACAAACGCTTTATAGCCAAAATATAACCTCCGCTCCAGGCTCGATCACGCAGGTTCGTGAGATCACATTTGAGCTGATGAGACTTGCAAAGAGCCAAAATATCTGCGTTTTCATCATCGGTCATATTACTAAAGAGGGTTCGATCGCAGGGCCCAGAGTGCTTGAACATATGGTCGATGTGGTGCTTTATTTCGAGGGCGATGCGAGTAGAGAGCTGAGAATTTTGCGTGGGTTTAAAAACCGCTTTGGCTCGACAAGCGAGGTTGGCATCTTTGAGATGAGCCAGCACGGACTCGTGAGCGCAAATGAAGTCTCGAGTAAATTTTTCACGCGTGGCGGAGCGATGAGTGGCAGTGCGATCACCATCATAATGGAAGGCTCAAGAGCACTTAGCATCGAGATACAAGCACTTGTTTGCGAAAGTGCCTATCCAAAACGAAGTTCGACTGGCTTTGAGAGAAACCGCCTGGATATGCTGCTCGCACTTCTTGAGCGAAAACTAGAAATTCCACTTGGACACTACGACGTCTTCATAAACGTTTCAGGTGGCGTTAAAATAAGCGAGACTGCGGCTGATCTAGCCGTCATCGCGGCGATAATCAGTAGCTTCAAAAACCGCCCTATTAGCAAGGATAGCGTATTCATCGGTGAGCTAAGTCTAAACGGCGAGATAAGAGAAATTTTCAACCTCGATCAGCGCCTAAAAGAGGCGAAAATGCAGAAATTTAAAAATGCTATTATTCCAAACAAACCGCTTGACACGCAAGGGCTAAAATGCTTTTACGCAAAAGATATCACGCAAGTGCTTGAGTGGATGTAA